The Hordeum vulgare subsp. vulgare chromosome 7H, MorexV3_pseudomolecules_assembly, whole genome shotgun sequence DNA window AACCATGACCATAGCAAACTGCAATGGTGTCGTGGGATGTTGCAACTATAGGCCACGAAGGTGCAACGGGACACAGGAAGGGCAGTGAGCCGCAGACTCACACCCACCACAACAACGATCAGCGCTGCATCAGTGGATCTTGGGGTGCATCGAAGGGAAGGGCGAGTAGTGTGACACACCGGTTGAGTTTGAGACAAGGGTGCGAGGCGAAAGAAAAGGAAATAATGGTCGAGGGAAGAATAAAgacccatggtgggaaatcaaaAAATCATAAACGCTTCATTCGGGTGGTTGCGAGCCGATAGACCAACGTGTAACACTTGTCATTTTTTATTGCTTTCTGTAGATTATGTGACAGCCTAAGATAAGACAATGTTAGTACTCCTTCATTTCTTTTTTTAGTTTGCATACAAGTTTTGTCCGAAGTCAAACTATCTATATTTTGATCAAACTTACAAAAAATGTATCAACATTCACAATGCCAAATCAATATGCTTAGATACATTACGAAATGTAGTTTCATAGTATATATAATTGATACTGATAATTTTATAGAAAGCGTTTGCATCTGGCCCACACGCATGGACCGACGTCCGTTTGTGGTTACATAAATGTTGGCGAGTTTTGTCAGATTTTTTATGCCACGTAAGACTGCTGGTGTGTGGGCATTTAACCACTTCGTCCGCACGTCCGTTTCTCTGTGAGTAAGAATCATTTTTGGTTTTCGgtttaaaaatattttatctcctaattaaaaaaattaaattaAAAATCCATTTTAATCATTAAATCCGTATCGACgggatctttaaaactagatcccatgttgatatgttttgatgaattttttttgaaCAACAGTTGTCATAATGTTATATTGTAGTTGATATATTGTTTACATTACATTTGCCATGATatgttctatctattttttttttctaaatttagAGCTAGCGTTATATTTTCAACTATTTTTTACGGCATtttttattaattgaccatggttatttttagtaattaaccacgGAAAATCTAATGCATGGACCATGAAAATTTTTAGTAATCCATCATGACAAATTTAGTTTATAGATCATGGCAATTTTAAAATTTTGATCACCATCGATGAAAACAAAATTGACCAAAAGTTGTCATGATGTTCATACTGTAGTTGTCATAGTGTTTACACTAAAATTACCATGACATGTTCTACCTATTGtttcttctagatttaaagctaccgctatattttcaactactttttacggcaatttttattaattgaccatgACAATTGTTTCACAATGGTAATTCATCATGGCAAATCTAGTTTCTTAATTTCCCGTTTTATAATATGTTAAAATTTAGTTTTAAACGTAGAAGAAAAAATAACTGAACATATCATGGCAATTTGGtataaacaccatggcaattcataTGCAATAGACATGGTATTTTTAACTTAAAAAAGTCATCGAAATATattgatatgagatctagttttgaagatcttgcCGTGATGGATCTAATGGTGAAAACGGATCTTCAATCGATTTTTTTCATCTAAGtgataaaatatttaaaaaactgGAAATCTAAAAAAAAAACCACATGCACGCATGCATGCGGTGACGTGAGGCAGAAGGCCGGACGTGTGGGTGTTAACTGTTTTACCCACACGTAGGCGTATAGTCTGTTTCTCTTGCACACCACATGAGATGTGTGGTAAGGCCTCTTAACGCTAATACGTATGTACATTATCTACTCTAATTTTAAATATATATTTGATCAAACTTTGCAAAGTTATTTGACATAAATCTAATAAATCTAATAGGCAGAGTAAACCGGAGGACTACATGTCCTAGAAGAGACCATCCGATTTTTTTTACTAGTTACCGGCCATCCTTCTTTCCCGTCTAGACATGCCCGTCGCGACTTACCAGTACCAAGCGCTCAAAGAGGCCCTCGCCGCTTCCATCTCCACCGCCGGCGACGTGCGCCGCCCCCACGCCCTCGCCGTAGTGTCCGGTCTCGCCGTCAACGGCTACGTCGTCTCCCTCCTCGTATCCCGCTACTTCCGCCTCGGCGCCGCCAATGCCGCGCGCAGGGCGTTCGACGCTGTTCCCCTTCCCCGGGCAGAATCGTCCCCCGTTTCGGCGCCGCCTAAGCCCCTCCTCTACAACTCCATGATCCGAGGGTACCTCGCTCTCGGCCTCCCCCGCCTGGCGGTCGGTGTCTTCCGCGAGATGGCGTGCCCGCCCGACCGCCACACGTACCAACTCGCCATGACGGCGTGCGCTCGCGCGGCGGAGTTTGAGCTCGGCCGGCGTGTCGGGAGCGAAGCGTGCTCCAGAGGGTTTTCGGCCGACCTCCTGGTTGGGACGGCGCTGGTCGTCACGTATTCTGAAGCAGGTGACATGGCGGCCGCTCTCAGGGTGTTTGATGGAATGCCGCACCGCGATGATGTGGTGTGGAATGCCCTCATTGCTGGCTATGCCCGTGCGAGTTGTATGGGAGAGGCTCTCGGGTTGTTTGCAAGGATGAGGATGGTGGATGGAGTGTCTCCGACTGAGGCGACTCTGGTGAGCTTGGTTTCCGGGTTTGCAATCTATGCTTCTCGGAAGGTCTGCTATATGATGCATGCTGTTGTAGTTAGGTCTGGTTTCCACCTTAACGTCTGTGTTTGCAACGCTCTCCTGGAGCTTTATCTTTACTCCGGCTGTTTGAGGGAGGCTGTGATGCTGTTTCGTCAGATGGAGGGGAAAGATCCCATCACTTGGAGCACGATGATTGGTGGGCTTGTTCGGAATGGACGACCGAATTCTGCTCTTAACGTTTTCCATTGGATGTTGTCAAATTCGAGTGTGTCGGCCACTAGGTCCATCTTGCTTAATGTCATTGCGGCCTGCGCTGAGCTGGGGGAGTGGAAACAAGGAAGATGGATTGAACAAAGCTATGTGCTGGCTAGTTCTAGTGAATTCAATAGAGATCCATCTTTGGTAACTTCACTGATATATATGTATGCAAAGTGTGGACAGTTAGATTCTTCAATCGCTCTTCTACATGGAGTCGCAGCAATGAGAGATGACATAGTTGCATGGAATGCCATTATCAAAGGCTGTGGAGTTCTTGGACAAGTGGGAAAGGCAATAGGATTTGCAGTGGAAATGCAGAGGGTAGGCGTTGATCCAGATGCTGTCACATTCTTGGAGATCCTACCTATGATTTCTTTGATTCCATCACTGAAGAAGGGGATGGAAGCACATGGTCAGATTGTTAAAAGAGGTTTCCAGAATGAAAGGACAATTGCTAATTCACTCATTACCATGTATGGTCGATGCGGGGATCTTAGACATTCATTTGACACCTTTACTGGGATTCTGGACAAGGATGTAATCTCTTGGACTTCTATGGTTCAGGTATATGCCTGGAATGGACATGCTGCTGAAGTTGTCGAGCTTTTTGAGCTGATGAAGAAAACAGAAGTGAAACCGAACCGCTACACCTTTCTTGCTGTGCTGTCTGCATGTAAGAACACAGGTCTTGTTGAAGAGGGAATGTACTTGCTCAAGTTCATGGAAGAGCAATATGGTCTTGAGCCTGATGTTGAGCATATTTCATGTGTTGTTGATATGCTCTGTCGTACTGGACGCTTGACTGATGCATATGACCTGGTAAAAGGTACTAATTCTGAACGTGTAGACAATCATATATTATGGGGGATATTGCTAAGTGCTTCCCGTTCATCTGGGGATTTGGTGATTGGGGAAGAAGCTGCCAGACATCTCTTGTCTCTGGATCCAGAAAATCGAGCCAACTATAAAATGCTTGCGGATATTTATGTCTCGCTTGGGAGAAGGGATAGTGCTAATAATATCCTTAGACTATCATTGTCAAGAGGGCTAGACTCGAAACCAGGCTGCAGCTGGACTGAAGGTGGCTGAATGTTGCAAATACATGCTAGATGGTATGACTCAAATATGGTTAGATTGTCCTCTTTTCTCACCTCTGTTTATATTTCATCTATCATGTTCTCAGTTCTAAAGCAGGCTCTGATATTATTGTCTAGAACTTTAGATGTATCATATTCTTACTACTTACTGGTGGCATTTCATAGTTCTTTTAGCATAACCAACACTCAGTCATCCAACTTACAGCTATTTGCCTTGTTGAAATTAGTTTTACTTTCGTGTTCAAACCATTGGCCTTAAGCACAGTTATTTGTATAGTTATTTGTATACACGGACAATACTACTGATGCGACATCAGTTAGGGCATGCATCTTTGCTTCAACACTCTGGAACTGCTATTTGAGCACGAATTTTCAATTCTATTTTAATTACAATTCAAAAAGTGAACCCTTGGAGTGTGACATAAGATTAAAAGTTTGGCCGCGATCAAATAATAAAGTACTTAACAACATCAAATGCATGACTAGACCATGTGTTGAGTGTTGATAGTTCGTCCAGGCGTGATATTTTTAAGGTACTCAGTGTGAAAACCAGTTCGAAGgacaaaaaatcaagagggggGGTTGGTCATAATGCTAAAAATCTCAAGATTGAATATTTGTAATACTAGGTAAATACCTAATCATTGTTATGGTCCTATGGATGAATCAAGTTAGACGACCCAACATGTTGCTATCGATAAGCTAGACTACAAAAAACACTTATTACATATTAAGAGGCTAAGAGCACTTGCTAGTAATTCTATTCCAACTTTGGTGGCAAGCATGACCACCATGGACCATCTCAGACGTTTGCAATAGATTAACGACTGACGGCAGAAGGGGGCCAGAAGGCGATGAACTGCCACCACCGATTGACGTCTTTATAGGAGTAAGGATTTATGGGGGGATTACTGTTTCTTAGCACTTCGGCATTTCCTGTTCTATTTTTATTCTCAAGTAACTGGAGTGCATGAAGGACAGGCCTGGCGCAGTGGTGAAGTACTCCCACCTGTGCCAAGGGGCCATGGGCTCGATGCGGCCCCTCTGCATTGCACTGTGCAGGGGTAAGGCTTGCCTCGTATAATCCTTCCCCAGACCTCACCTGGTCTGAGAGCTTCTAGCACTGGGTCTCTATGTGAGTTGCTAGATGTTCTATCTAAGTCCCTTTGCTAGGGAATTTTGTGCAGCTACCTATGTGAATGAAAGATTAGTATTAGCATTCTATTTCACAATCCTTCAGTGCTATCAAAAAAGGAATTTAGAAATGGAGCAATATGGAGTTCTGGAGCTTATGCCTTTTGGGCTCATGGCACTCTTTTAAGTTTCAGACATACCGtatcatgatatcaaattcagtTTAGAATCTCTTAgacttttgggttcatggcattctTTTAAGTTTCAGACATACTGTATTATGATATCAAATTCAGTTTAGAATCTCTTACGCTTTGGGGCTCATGGCATTCTTTTAAGTTTCAGACATACTGTATCATGACACCAAATTCAATTTAAAATATCTTAGCAGGATATACCATGAAAAGATGAATTGTTGGGTTTCTCTCCTCTCGTGTCTCTTAAATTGCAACTGGTTAACAAAAAGTTAATGACCATATCTCCATGTCGAGAACAGATTTTGAGATATGATTCCGTCTCCTCACTAAACTTAAATCTCATTTCTTTGTGGAGATTTATCTTTTGTGGACTATGTAAATTAGGACAACAGGGGACCTTGTTTAATGCTAGCATTACCGATTTGCATCACTTATGACATTCAATATTAACAAATAGAAACATGAGTGTACATCTCCTTAATGTTAAATTTCTCTGTGCACCATCTGCGGTACTAGTACTATTGTAACAATACAAATGTATATGCTTTTGATGGAAAATAAGTGTCAGGGAAAGAGAGCGAATGTTTTTCATTTAGTAGTTATTTAAATATAATAATTATGTAGCacatttttcgagaaaacgcaaaagcctttgcgtttcattgtattgaaaagaaggggggggggttaCATCCTCCTAAGAGGCTAGTACAACAACGTTACATGAGGATTAGTGAACATCCCATGATGTGGGCAAGACTACCCTGAGCCCTTTGGCCCCGGCTCTTGCCCAACATCTGGTCTCATCCTTAATCCTCTCCATGAGCTCATCGAGCGATGGTGTTATGGTCAAAAACACATGCGTTCCTATGCTTCCAGATCATCCAGGGCACCAGAAGCGTGTCCGACATCAGCGCCTTGCGAAGCGATGGTGGCGTGGCATCCCTCGCCCTCAGCCACCAATCCTGGAGCGAGGCGTCGTGTTCTGGCGACGGGGCCGGTAGGCGTAACCAAGACAGGGTCTCGTGCCAAGCCTGCCTCGCGAAAGGGCATGTGAGTAGCAAGTGCCAGATGGTTTTCGGCTCTTGGTCGCATAGTAGGCAACGGGGGTGATGATGAAGGCCGCGGCGAGCGAGCCGCTCTGCAGTCCAGCAGCGGTCCAGGTTGGCGAGCCAGTGAAAGAACTTCACTTTCGGCGGCGCCCAACCCTTCCAAATGAGCTTCCAGGAGCGGCATGCCATCGATCCGTGGAAGGTGGCCCGGTAGCAGGACCTCGCCGAGTAGACGCCATTGGCCATCCAGTTCCAAACTAGCTTGTCCGACTCGGTGGACAGTGTTGTGTGCGTCACAAGCTGCCATGTCCGCAGGTACTGCCCAATCTCTTGCAGGCCTACAACTCCGCGGATGTCACGAGCCCAAGTGTTGCCGGCGATGCCCTCTGCCACCGTCCGCGCTCTTCTTCTGTTTTTGGGGATGCATAGGTAGAGCAGGGGCGCGAGCTCGTGAATGGACTGACCGTGGAGCCAGCAGTCTTCCCAGAATAGGGTTGTCAAACCATCCCCAACCACCATGCATGTGGAGGCGTAGAAGAGGCCGCGCTCCTCAGGTGTGAACTGTAGGTCAAGGCCCTGCCAGGCACGGTCGGTGTTCGTCCTCGATAGCCAAAGCCATCGGAGTCTGAGGGCGAGCCCCGCGCGCTCAAGGTCTCGGACGCCCAGCCCGCCATACGCGATCGGCCGGCAGACCGTGCGCCAGTTCACGTGCCAGTGCCCTCCATGGGCGACCTCGCGGCCAGCCCAAAGAAAACCGCGCTGGATCTTCTCGAGTTGCTTCAGAGttttcttggggggggggggggctagggcgAGCATCTGATGTATGGGGATCGCACTGAGCACCGACTTAACAAGCGCCAGTCGCCTGGCCTTGTTCATGAGCCAGGCTTTCCACGACGGGAGGCGCCCAGCCACATCGTCGACAAGCGGCTGCATCTGTGCCGCTGAGGGCCGGCGGGTGGTGAGTGGGATGCCTAAGTAAGTGATGGGCTTGTCCGTTGTCTGGTATCCGAGAATCTCCAACAGAGCGGCGCCTGACTCGTCTCCGTGCAGTGTCGTGGTTGAACTCT harbors:
- the LOC123410290 gene encoding pentatricopeptide repeat-containing protein At5g39350-like; the encoded protein is MPVATYQYQALKEALAASISTAGDVRRPHALAVVSGLAVNGYVVSLLVSRYFRLGAANAARRAFDAVPLPRAESSPVSAPPKPLLYNSMIRGYLALGLPRLAVGVFREMACPPDRHTYQLAMTACARAAEFELGRRVGSEACSRGFSADLLVGTALVVTYSEAGDMAAALRVFDGMPHRDDVVWNALIAGYARASCMGEALGLFARMRMVDGVSPTEATLVSLVSGFAIYASRKVCYMMHAVVVRSGFHLNVCVCNALLELYLYSGCLREAVMLFRQMEGKDPITWSTMIGGLVRNGRPNSALNVFHWMLSNSSVSATRSILLNVIAACAELGEWKQGRWIEQSYVLASSSEFNRDPSLVTSLIYMYAKCGQLDSSIALLHGVAAMRDDIVAWNAIIKGCGVLGQVGKAIGFAVEMQRVGVDPDAVTFLEILPMISLIPSLKKGMEAHGQIVKRGFQNERTIANSLITMYGRCGDLRHSFDTFTGILDKDVISWTSMVQVYAWNGHAAEVVELFELMKKTEVKPNRYTFLAVLSACKNTGLVEEGMYLLKFMEEQYGLEPDVEHISCVVDMLCRTGRLTDAYDLVKGTNSERVDNHILWGILLSASRSSGDLVIGEEAARHLLSLDPENRANYKMLADIYVSLGRRDSANNILRLSLSRGLDSKPGCSWTEGG